A genome region from Carya illinoinensis cultivar Pawnee chromosome 2, C.illinoinensisPawnee_v1, whole genome shotgun sequence includes the following:
- the LOC122300423 gene encoding kinesin-like protein KIN-13A, whose amino-acid sequence MGGQMQQSNAAAATALFDHAGGGSVHNAGPASDAGDAVMARWLQSAGLQHLASPLASASIDHRLLPNLLVQGYGAQSAEEKQRLFKLMRNLKFNGESASEPYMHTAQTSGAVATSDGFYSPEFKGDFGAGLLDLHAMDDTELLSEHVISEPFEASSFMPGGAKVFDDEFNVAGIGQQGGRPDVDASFPLPANEKESTKENNVAKIKVVVRKRPLNKKENSRKEEDIVSVYDNALTVHEPKLKVDLTAYVEKHEFCFDAVLDEDVTNDEVYRVTVEPIIPTIFERTKATCFAYGQTGSGKTFTMQPLPLRAAEDIARLLHKPLYRNQRFKLWLSYFEIYGGKLFDLLSDRKKLFMREDGKQQVCIVGLQEFEVSDVQIVKEYIERGNAARSTGSTGANEESSRSHAILQLVIKKHNEVKDSRRNNEGNESKPGKVVGKISFIDLAGSERGADTTDNDRQTRIEGAEINKSLLALKECIRALDNDQLHIPFRGSKLTEVLRDSFVGNSRTVMISCISPNAGSCEHTLNTLRYADRVKSLSRSGNVRKDQAINSLPPINKDISSVSSLPVSVDSDDVHDQWQEVKVPDVGRRVVEKENPLYNPTVEYSNKQSSSVSSSYPLNGRDEKGVASDSMDRERYEMKNSYGDSTIQKSNSSFSQNSVDTEEKVLKVSPPRRKVSREEKSEKLGNWLRKDVNGSDLSTTRTKQQNTVTYSSNNVGPRQYEPEPLPDGNINAILEEEEALIAAHRKEIEDTMEIVREEMKLLAEVDQPGSLIDNYVTQLNFALSRKAAGLVSLQARLARFQHRLKEQEILSRKRVPR is encoded by the exons ATGGGTGGCCAGATGCAGCAGAGCAATGCTGCTGCGGCAACCGCCCTATTCGATCATGCCGGTGGCGGGTCTGTTCACAATGCAGGCCCCGCGAGCGACGCTGGCGATGCGGTCATGGCGCGGTGGCTTCAGTCCGCTGGTTTGCAGCATCTGGCCTCTCCATTGGCTTCCGCCAGTATCGATCACCGCCTCCTCCCTAATCTTCTCGTGCAG GGATATGGAGCTCAGTCTGCTGAAGAGAAACAGCGGCTTTTTAAGTTGATGAGAAACCTTAAATTTAATGGGGAGTCTGCTTCTGAGCCATACATGCATACTGCCCAAACTTCAGGTGCGGTAGCCACATCTGATGGGTTTTATTCTCCGGAGTTTAAGGGCGATTTTGGTGCTGGGCTTTTGGATCTTCATGCTATGGATGATACAGAGCTTCTGTCTGAG CATGTTATTTCAGAACCCTTCGAGGCTTCTTCCTTTATGCCTGGCGGTGCCAAAGTATTTGATGATGAGTTCAATGTGGCGGGCATTGGACAGCAGGGAGGGCGACCAGATGTAGATGCATCATTTCCATTACCTGCAAATGAAAAAGAGAGCACAAAGGAAAATAATGTGGCTAAAATTAAAGTTGTG GTACGTAAAAGGCCTTTGAACAAAAAGGAGAATTCTCGGAAGGAGGAGGATATAGTAAGTGTATATGACAATGCTTTGACTGTCCATGAACCCAAACTGAAG GTGGACTTGACTGCATATGTGGAGAAGCATGAGTTTTGTTTTGATGCTGTTCTTGATGAGGATGTCACCAATGATGAG GTATACAGGGTCACTGTTGAACCTATCATCCCTACCATTTTTGAGCGAACAAAGGCTACTTGTTTTGCTTATGGCCAGACTG GTAGTGGTAAGACATTCACAATGCAACCGTTACCTCTCAGAGCTGCAGAAGACATTGCTAGATTGTTACATAAACCACTCTACCGTAATCAGAGATTTAAATTGTGGCTTAGCTATTTTGAGATATATGGCGGGAAACTCTTTGATCTTCTCAGTGACAGAAA GAAACTTTTTATGAGAGAAGATGGAAAGCAACAAGTTTGTATTGTTGGACTGCAAGAATTCGAAGTTTCAGATGTACAAATTGTTAAAGAATACATTGAGAGAGGTAATGCTGCAAGAAGTACAGGATCCACTGGTGCCAATGAGGAATCTTCCAGGTCGCATGCTATCTTGCAACTTGTCATTAAGAAGCACAATGAGGTGAAAGATTCCAGGCGTAATAATGAAGGAAATGAGTCTAAACCTGGGAAGGTTGTTGGGAAGATTTCTTTTATTGATCTTGCTGGTAGTGAAAGAGGTGCTGACACCACTGACAATGACAGGCAAACAAG GATTGAGGGAGCTGAAATCAATAAGAGTCTTTTGGCTCTCAAGGAGTGCATTCGTGCACTTGACAATGATCAGCTCCATATTCCTTTCCGTGGGAGCAAACTCACAGAAGTGCTTCGTGACTCCTTTGTTGGCAATTCAAGGACTGTTATGATTTCTTGCATTTCTCCAAATGCAGGTTCCTGTGAGCATACGCTCAATACTTTGCGATACGCAGACAG GGTTAAAAGTCTCTCCAGAAGCGGAAATGTGAGAAAGGATCAGGCAATCAATTCATTACCACCAATTAATAAAGATATTTCATCAGTATCATCTCTGCCAGTTTCTGTTGACTCAGATGATGTTCATGACCAGTGGCAAGAGGTGAAAGTACCAGATGTAGGAAGAAGGGTTGTGGAAAAGGAAAATCCCTTGTACAATCCTACTGTTGAGTATAGCAATAAACAGTCCTCCAGTGTTTCATCTAGTTACCCATTAAATGGACGAGATGAGAAAGGGGTGGCTTCCGACTCAATGGACAGGGAGAggtatgaaatgaaaaattcttaTGGTGATTCTACTATTCAAAAGTCAAACTCCTCTTTTTCCCAAAACTCAGTAGATACAGAAGAGAAAGTGCTGAAGGTTTCACCACCTCGTAGAAAAGTGTCTAGGGAAGAAAAATCAGAGAAGCTGGGGAACTGGCTGAGAAAAGATGTTAATGGATCAGATCTCTCTACCACAAGAACCAAGCAGCAGAATACAGTCACTTACAGCTCAAATAATGTTGGACCCCGGCAATATGAACCAGAACCCCTGCCTGATGGAAATATTAATGCAATACTTGAG GAAGAAGAGGCCTTAATTGCTGCTCatagaaaagaaattgaagacACGATGGAGATTGTTCGTGAA GAAATGAAACTGCTGGCAGAAGTGGATCAACCAGGCAGCCTCATCGACAACTATGTTACTCAGTTGAACTTTGCGCTTTCTCGCAAGGCAGCAGGTCTGGTTAGTCTGCAAGCTCGCCTTGCAAGGTTCCAGCACCGATTGAAAGAACAGGAGATACTTAGTCGGAAAAGGGTGCCACGCTAA